Proteins found in one Aneurinibacillus uraniidurans genomic segment:
- a CDS encoding copper amine oxidase N-terminal domain-containing protein has translation MKSTTLWKAALFTTLFATTTTSAYAMYIPDQEKNSTPQYTQGPTVMLADYAANGLTHRLVINGKGYAPEQTSIYTSHNQIMVPVRTIADALGFTLTWHKENNTLELTKGNQWFQFKIGADNYNIAKMPVTLGVAPELTNNKTYVPLSFFRDVIKVNVQVDETGTISISDKAEEMMKHGVITSIDKSQIGINGFTHGLNLNITDSTIISTTDGQKLSFKDLKLGMDVDVRTEKWATLSIPPMTNAVQITVKDATMNEMLGTTGEITDVQDIQNGMKQITVKGTKLSEQAQDTIVLVVSNKTSIIGTKDNQPVSIQELKTGQKLHAFYGPIMTRSLPPIGQAAKLMIEN, from the coding sequence ATGAAATCAACAACATTATGGAAAGCAGCTTTATTCACAACACTTTTTGCTACCACTACAACTTCGGCGTATGCGATGTACATACCTGATCAAGAAAAGAACAGTACGCCCCAGTACACCCAGGGACCTACTGTTATGCTAGCAGACTATGCGGCAAATGGGCTTACACACCGTCTTGTTATAAACGGAAAAGGCTATGCACCTGAGCAAACGTCTATCTATACGAGCCACAATCAAATTATGGTTCCTGTACGCACGATTGCAGATGCACTTGGATTCACACTAACCTGGCATAAAGAAAACAATACGCTTGAGCTTACGAAAGGAAACCAATGGTTCCAGTTCAAGATTGGTGCAGATAATTACAACATTGCCAAAATGCCTGTTACGCTAGGTGTCGCACCAGAACTTACGAACAACAAGACATACGTCCCTCTTTCGTTCTTCCGTGATGTAATCAAAGTAAATGTACAGGTTGATGAAACCGGAACGATTTCAATCTCTGACAAAGCAGAAGAAATGATGAAACACGGTGTAATTACAAGCATCGACAAATCCCAAATTGGAATCAATGGATTCACACACGGTTTGAATCTGAATATTACAGACTCCACCATCATTTCAACAACTGATGGCCAGAAGCTTTCATTCAAAGATCTAAAACTCGGAATGGATGTAGATGTTCGTACAGAAAAATGGGCTACCTTAAGCATCCCACCAATGACAAACGCGGTACAGATTACGGTCAAAGATGCTACTATGAATGAAATGCTTGGCACAACAGGAGAAATCACAGACGTACAGGATATACAGAACGGCATGAAGCAAATTACTGTAAAAGGAACGAAGCTATCCGAGCAAGCACAAGATACGATCGTGCTGGTCGTATCCAACAAAACAAGCATCATCGGTACAAAAGACAATCAACCCGTTTCGATACAGGAGCTAAAAACTGGTCAAAAGCTCCATGCATTCTACGGTCCGATCATGACGAGAAGCCTGCCACCAATTGGCCAGGCTGCAAAACTGATGATTGAAAATTAA
- a CDS encoding response regulator, producing the protein MYRVLVVDDALFMRSIVKGYLLENNFEVVAEAQNGKEALEKYKETCPDIVTMDITMPEMDGIETIKQIKKYDSKAKIVICSAMGQENMVIKAIRAGASDFVVKPLDKERVLAAIHKALTSD; encoded by the coding sequence ATGTACCGAGTATTAGTTGTCGACGATGCGCTTTTTATGCGATCAATCGTAAAAGGATATTTACTTGAAAATAATTTCGAAGTTGTAGCCGAAGCTCAAAACGGAAAAGAAGCTTTAGAAAAATATAAAGAAACGTGTCCGGATATTGTAACGATGGATATCACGATGCCAGAAATGGACGGGATCGAAACGATTAAACAAATTAAAAAGTATGATAGTAAAGCAAAAATCGTCATTTGTTCCGCAATGGGTCAAGAAAACATGGTAATTAAAGCCATAAGAGCAGGAGCATCCGATTTTGTTGTGAAGCCTTTAGATAAAGAAAGAGTGCTTGCTGCCATTCATAAAGCACTCACCAGTGACTAG
- a CDS encoding ferritin-like domain-containing protein: MYQYFDYDFYTYNPYSFLPIQYQTQSSIPANAMYQTNLQAVVPLLQQAVQGERNDELFYDYLIQNAPSNQDKEIITSIRNDERRHRQMFKQMYYSLTGQTIESTDSEPFKKPPSYLAGLEQALFGELSAVELYRTIYFTIPNTVFKNMVFEILTDEIKHASKYNFLYAKNK; this comes from the coding sequence ATGTATCAATATTTTGATTACGACTTCTACACATACAATCCGTATTCGTTTCTTCCTATACAGTATCAAACTCAATCATCCATCCCTGCAAATGCAATGTATCAGACGAATTTGCAGGCAGTTGTCCCTCTCTTGCAGCAAGCTGTACAAGGTGAGCGGAATGATGAGCTTTTTTATGACTACCTCATTCAAAATGCCCCATCCAATCAAGACAAAGAGATCATTACTTCTATTCGCAATGATGAAAGACGTCATCGACAGATGTTTAAGCAAATGTATTATTCCTTAACAGGACAAACGATTGAATCCACTGACAGCGAACCTTTTAAAAAACCACCCAGCTATCTTGCCGGTCTTGAGCAAGCCCTATTTGGTGAATTAAGCGCAGTCGAACTTTATCGTACCATTTACTTTACGATCCCAAATACCGTGTTTAAGAATATGGTATTTGAAATTCTAACAGATGAAATCAAACATGCCAGCAAATATAATTTTTTGTATGCTAAAAATAAGTAG
- a CDS encoding late competence development ComFB family protein, whose protein sequence is MKVVNVMEELVLQILEEQWGHIEMPCKCDICKGDVYALTLNSLPPRYASKDLGLAFIKAEFFNKQSLANILCEITRATTLVAKHPSPHKMPLGS, encoded by the coding sequence ATGAAAGTAGTAAATGTAATGGAAGAACTCGTCTTACAAATATTAGAAGAGCAGTGGGGGCATATAGAGATGCCCTGTAAGTGCGACATCTGTAAAGGAGATGTATACGCCTTAACGCTCAATTCTCTCCCGCCTCGATACGCATCCAAAGATTTAGGACTTGCTTTTATCAAGGCAGAATTCTTCAATAAACAATCCCTGGCAAATATTTTGTGCGAAATTACACGAGCCACCACATTAGTGGCCAAACATCCCTCCCCGCATAAAATGCCGCTCGGCTCTTAA
- a CDS encoding DUF1450 domain-containing protein has translation MTMKLRICPKCTDDVKKLRKKLAKLVPDAKFCMGCQSMCKLGRKKQFVIVGKGEVVTAKSTKKVVKKVGKLIKKCG, from the coding sequence ATGACAATGAAGCTGCGAATTTGTCCGAAATGTACAGATGATGTGAAGAAGTTGAGGAAAAAGCTTGCGAAACTTGTACCGGATGCAAAGTTTTGTATGGGTTGTCAATCGATGTGCAAGCTTGGCCGGAAAAAACAATTTGTCATCGTCGGGAAAGGTGAGGTTGTCACCGCGAAATCTACGAAGAAAGTGGTCAAAAAGGTTGGTAAGCTTATTAAGAAGTGCGGATAA